The following coding sequences lie in one Fusarium poae strain DAOMC 252244 chromosome 1, whole genome shotgun sequence genomic window:
- a CDS encoding hypothetical protein (TransMembrane:1 (o391-410i)~BUSCO:24028at5125) has translation MLSGVLVFNQKGENLIFRAFRNDCRPRLADVFRIQVISNAQVRSPILTLGSTTFSHVKHENIYLVAITKSNANAALVFEFLYRLIQLGKGYFGKFDEEAVKNNFVLVYELLDEIIDFGYPQNTETDTLKMYITTEGVKSESRKEDTSKITMQATGALSWRKADVKYRKNEAFVDVIEDVNLLMSATGAVLRADVTGQIIMRAYLSGTPECKFGLNDRLLLDNDGLLSLPSGNKMGTKATKAAAGSVTLEDCQFHQCVKLGKFDADRIISFVPPDGEFELMRYRATENVNLPFKVHAIVNEVGRSKVEYSIGVKANFGSKLFATNVIVKIPTPLNTAKITERCTQGKAKYEPSENVIIWKIGRFTGQSEYVLSAEAILTSMTEQRAWSRPPLSMNFSLLMFTSSGLLVRYLKVFEKSNYSSVKWVRYMTRAGSYEIRF, from the exons ATGTTGTCCGGCGTCCTCGTCTTCAACCAAAAGGGCGAGAACCTAATCTTCCGTGCCTTCCGAAACGACTGTCGTCCTCGTCTCGCAGACGTCTTTCGTATTCAGGTCATCTCCAACGCTCAAGTTCGATCGCCCATCCTCACCCTTGGAAGCACCACCTTTAGCCATGTCAAGCACGAGAACATTTACCTGGTTGCCATCACAAAGAGCAACGCCAATGCTGCTCTTGTCTTTGAGTTTCTCTACCGGCTGATTCAGCTTGGTAAGGGTTACTTTGGCAAGTTTGATGAGGAAGCTGTCAAGAATAACTTTGTCTTGGTCTATGAGCTGCTCGACG AAATCATCGACTTCGGATACCCTCAAAACACAGAAACCGACACCCTCAAGATGTATATCACTACCGAAGGCGTCAAGTCCGAGTCCCGAAAAGAAGACACATCCAAGATCACGATGCAAGCCACCGGTGCCCTCTCCTGGCGCAAGGCAGACGTAAAGTACCGTAAGAACGAGGCTTTCGTCGACGTGATCGAGGATGTCAACCTGCTCATGTCCGCCACTGGCGCTGTCCTGCGCGCAGACGTGACGGGTCAGATTATTATGCGCGCTTACCTCTCCGGCACTCCCGAGTGCAAGTTTGGTCTCAACGATCGTCTACTTCTCGATAACGACGGCCTTCTGAGCCTGCCGAGCGGAAACAAGATGGGAACTAAGGCTACAAAGGCGGCTGCTGGAAGTGTCACTCTCGAAGACTGTCAGTTCCATCAGTGCGTCAAGCTCGGCAAGTTTGACGCCGATCGAATTATTAGCTTTGTGCCCCCTGACGGTGAATTCGAGCTGATGCGATACCGTGCCACCGAGAACGTCAATTTGCCCTTCAAAGTGCATGCCATCGTGAACGAGGTCGGACGATCCAAGGTGGAATACAGCATTGGTGTCAAGGCCAACTTTGGCTCCAAGCTATTCGCGACAAACGTTATCGTTAAGATCCCTACACCGCTCAATACCGCGAAGATTACCGAGCGCTGTACGCAGGGCAAGGCCAAGTACGAACCTAGCGAGAACGTTATCATCTGGAAGATTGGCCGCTTCACGGGTCAAAGTGAATACGTCCTCAGCGCCGAGGCTATCCTGACGAGCATGACGGAGCAGCGCGCGTGGAGCCGACCACCGCTGAGCATGAACTTTAGCTTGCTCATGTTTACAAGTTCCGGACTGTTGGTGCGCTATCTTAAGGTGTTTGAGAAGAGTAATTATTCGAGCGTCAAGTGGGTGCGATACATGACGAGGGCAGGATCATATGAAATAAG ATTTTAA
- a CDS encoding hypothetical protein (BUSCO:25662at5125): MEATAEFPQSFVRPWKELLQSHRDEQQDDFPSYYVNNVDSLITTSSPKSLYVGTGHSIYTRALLPAILSAKHSVQLITCYWAASPSLDSIRDTLEQLAAARVEAKIQTRLHITIGFSSFGLFQKLFHPASRDGYIYEPSKWSKLGLPDQLLLQNAGIDLTVKSIFFTPLSVMHPKFVIVDGERAWIPSCNVSWERWFEGCVEVEGAIVDRLLAFYDRVWAQGDQPRQISDAPNDTSRDNAPRLPVSNAVSATQSIEFPANGLVPTIFLPSPHHRNPRFSFTFPFLSQKDPPMTPLNAALLTLFNNAQRRITILTPNVTSWPVVESLLDALARGVDVQIRTSKGMMLIEQLVTSGTTTAWCLRKFIQRYNALVNQPRSSDPETQAPTPGKLEIFYYKQLDARRDQDDEPVVSHFKMTLVDDEYLVLGSGNMDRASWWTSQEIGLLFYVPGFQD; the protein is encoded by the exons ATGGAAGCAACTGCAGAATTTCCACAATCCTTTGTTCGGCCATGGAAAGAACTACTTCAATCGCATCGCGACGAGCAACAGGATGACTTCCCGAGCTACTACGTCAACAACGTTGACTCTCTCATCACGACCAGCTCGCCCAAGTCTTTATACGTGGGAACAGGCCACTCCATCTACACGCGCGCTCTACTTCCAGCTATCCTGAGCGCCAAACACAGCGTGCAGCTTATTACATGCTATTGGGCTGCGTCTCCTTCTCTCGACTCTATTCGCGACACTCTTGAACAGCTTGCGGCGGCACGTGTTGAGGCCAAGATCCAAACTCGTCTACATATTACGATTGGCTTTTCATCTTTTGGACTATTCCAGAAGCTGTTCCATCCTGCGTCCCGTGATGGGTACATTTACGAACCCTCCAAGTGGTCCAAGCTGGGTCTCCCGGATCAACTGTTGCTACAGAATGCGGGTATCGATCTCACCGTCAAGAGCATCTTCTTCACGCCTCTAAGTGTTATGCATCCCAAGTTTGTCATTGTTGATGGGGAAAGGGCCTGGATTCCCAGCTGTAACGTCAGTTGGGAGCGATGGTTCGAAGGTTGCGTCGAGGTTGAGGGTGCCATCGTTGATCGACTCTTGGCCTTTTACGACCGTGTTTGGGCACAGGGCGACCAACCTCGACAGATATCAGATGCCCCAAACGACACAAGTAGAGACAATGCACCTCGATTACCAGTTAGCAATGCAGTATCGGCAACGCAGTCAATCGAGTTTCCTGCCAACGGCTTAGTGCCAACCATCTTCCTCCCGTCGCCGCATCATCGCAACCCCAGATTCTCATTCACCTTTCCCTTTCTATCGCAAAAAGACCCCCCGATGACACCGCTCAATGCAGCTCTACTTACACTATTCAACAATGCTCAGCGACGAATCACCATCCTCACACCAAACGTTACTTCATGGCCCGTTGTCGAGAGCCTGCTGGATGCGCTCGCTCGTGGAGTCGATGTTCAGATCAGGACAAGCAAAGGTATGATGCTTATCGAGCAGCTCGTCACATCTGGTACGACGACAGCCTGGTGTCTGCGCAAGTTCATCCAAAGATATAACGCTCTTGTCAACCAGCCACGATCATCAGACCCAGAGACGCAAGCACCCACGCCTGGCAAATTGGAGATCTTTTATTACAAACAGCTCGACGCTAGACGTGATCAAGATGACGAACCGGTTGTGAGTCACTTCAAGATGACTCTTGTGGATGATGAGTATCTGGTACTAGGTTCTGGTAACATGGACAGAGCTAGTTGGTGGACAAGTCAAGAAATTGGTCTATTGTTCTATGTCCCTGGCTTCCAAG ATTGA